The Labeo rohita strain BAU-BD-2019 chromosome 10, IGBB_LRoh.1.0, whole genome shotgun sequence genomic interval taaagcatccttgctaaataagtgttcatttctataatttctttcccaaacgAAGAAAATTATAccgactccaagcttttaaatggtatagtgtataatgttacaaaagctttttattttagataaatgctgatcttttgatctttatattcatcaaagaatcctgaaatcctttttacttaactgttttaaatatttataataataataataataataataataaatgtttcttgagcagcaaatcagcatattagaatgatttctgaaggatcatgtgacactgaagactggagtaatgatgctgaaaattcagctttaatcacagaaataaattacattttaaaatgtacttaaaatagaaagcagttattttaaatgctaaaatatttcacaatattaatgttttttgctgtattttggatcaaataaatgcaggcttggtgaccaGAAGAGActgaaaaatcttattgttcaaaaacttttgactggtagtgtatatgcttgtttttttttttttttttttttttttttttttttgtctttgatgTTCACCAaagctgcgtttatttgatccaaaatacagtaaaactaatattgagaaattctactgctatttaaaattattttctatttgaataaattgtagaatgtaatttattcctgtgatcgaagctgaattttcaccatattcagtgtcacatgattctaatattctaattaattgattattgGTGTTCAGTTTTTCttatcatcagtgttgaaaacagttgctgcttaatatttgagatacattttttaagattcttttaaaaattcaaaagaactgcaTCTAATCGAAATctaattattttgtaacattttaaatagaattaaaatataaattgtttcTTTTGGAgccacaatattttttttaacattgataattaaaaatatttcttgagtaTTAATTgaggatattagaatgattactgaaagatcatgtgacactaaagactggagtaatgatgctgaaaattcagctttgagcacaggaataaattacattttaaaatatattcacaaagaaaacagctttttcaaattgtaataatattttacagttttacagtaGTTTTAATTAAGCAAATgtagacttggtgagcagaggagacttcaTTCTTCATTAGTGTGAAGAACAAGGTTCTACATTAAACTGTCAATGCCAGTAGAGAGTGCAGTGTATCATGATCATAGATACACCGCACATTCATCTTTTATCATCATTCATCATCTTGTGTTGTTCTCCAGCTGCGTTCACCATGATTGGCACCTCTACCCAGCTATCAGACCAGTGCTCTGAATTTGCCATCCCGTCCTTCTGCTATTACGTCTTCCCGTTATGCGAGGAGGGCACCAGAGGTCCACGACAGCGCCAGCTCTGCCGTGACGAGTGCGAGGCTTTAGAGAACGACTTGTGCAATGCGGAGTACACCATCGCACGCTCCAACCCTCTCATCCTCATGCAGCTCGAGCTGCCCGTGTGCAACCTGCTTCCCCACCCTGGCTCGCCCGAAGCTGCCAGCTGCATTCGCATCGGCCTGCCACCGCAATGTAGGTTCACATGACTGGACTCGAAACCGTAAAATAGGGTTTAAGAGCCGAGGAGGGCTCGAGGATTTAATAAGCATGTAATTGGTTCCCAAGCACCCTCAATGAACAGCAGCAATTAAAGCGAGAGGGCCCTCTAGTGGTGCATCTCAAATTTCTTGACGCTGCATTACTATAAATGATTGTTAACTCAgacacacaaatgttttttacataATGTTTTGAGAAACACCTACTAATGCCTAATTCTTGTTAAAGATTCACCCCCAAATCACAGCTGTTACAACGGAAGCGGCGCCAACTATAAAGGCACGGTCAGCGTCACGAAATCAGGCTACCAGTGCCAGCCGTGGAGTGCACAGTATCCACACAATCATCATCTGATGCCGACAGAGTATCCTGAACTCAGAGGGGGCCACAATTTCTGCAGGAACCCCGGAGGGCAAATGGAGAGCCCTTGGTGTTTCACGTTGGACCCTAATGTTCGAGTGGACATGTGTGACATTCAACCCTGCAGTGAGTAGAACTGCTTCATGACCCTCATGATGGACGAAAAAGTaactgtttctgttttgtttttgttgttctaaattgtgttttttttgcccTCAGAGCCTCCAGAGAAGATGAAAAAGGAGATACTGTACATCTTAATCCCCAGTATAGCCACCCCTCTTGTTATTGCCTGCTTATTCTTCTTGATCTGCATGTGTCGCAACAAACAAAAGGAGTCTGCTGACACCCCTACTCGCCGACAACTCACTGCCTCACCGAGTCAAGAAATGGAGCTGCCTCTGCTTAACCAGCACAAGCATCAGGTAATCTTCCGTTGTTTCAGCTTTTCAGGTTTAATTAGTTGCATTCAAAATCGTGCAATTGCATTTTTTGCTTTCACAGCTCAGTTTGAACCCAACTGAACAGAACATCATAAATTAGTAATagcttaactttttttttttttttttttttttttttaagtaaaatctTGCATCTGATTAGTAAGTAAATGAGTGAATGCAGCggaatttcagttttaaatatttattaccatgttattactacatttttttttgtattaatgaaaatgttgaaaaaatctttgaaattgtaatgcaaaagaatttttttaattaaataattttatgaaacttaTAAGAATATAATTTGAGAAGTTGCagtattaatttaatgatttaaaacaattacaggttctaatttcataatttaattccTTTGTTCTTAAGTTATGACTGCTCAAATATAGtccaaatgtaatttaaatttaattcttaaatgttttaaagtaacgaaaatattttaatttacgaATTCATTTCATCTACCTAAACTTTCACGttagaatgaaaaatatattctttttttctgcagtGATTCAATAATAGGTGTGAATATAcgtatttgtgaccctggaccacaaaaccataagtaggacaggtatatttgtagcaatagtcaacaatacattggtcaaaattacttatttttcttctgtgtaaatttcctactgtaaatatattaaaacttaaactttttgattagtaatatgcattgctaagaacttcagagaagaaaaggtaattttctcaatatttagatttttttgcaccctcagattctcaAATTGTTGCATCTCTGCCAAAttttgtcctatcttaacaaaaatcaatgaaaagctAATGTATTCAGCTTCCAGATGACGTCAGTTTCAAAagattgacccttatgactggttttgtgccaTTTATTCACTAAATCCAGTCCCAAATGTGTGTGAGATATGGAAACagggaaaaatacattttgttaaacCATTTTTGATACTATTTTTGATCTAactcataaatgtaaaaaaaggcATAACATCATGTGTGAAACCTtagaaaccttttttttaaaacattatctcttaaaaactaaaaaataaatagtgtatcttaatttgcatattttggtTCCCGCACTACAGCTGCAGTCACACTCGCATGTGAAATTTCTACAGAAGCTGTAACGGTCGTGAAATGACATCACACTctgcagcattttttaaaaaacttaaatttaccacataacaaaagtaatacatctaaaatataaaaacataccaTCTACTCCACTTTCCTGCAGTGCTGcagttttaaatttatgttCTTTTACTTAGCTGTGGAGTATTGATCTGCTGTTGGTCATACGGTTTCACGTGATACCAATTCACGGATCAGAGTTCACCAAGCTTGAACTTTGGATTGCAGCGAAATGCGAAACATTTTGCATGAGCTTCCGTTTCCGATCTGATGCATTTGTATGCGTatgaatggaagtcaatggaatGAAAAGTGCAGTGTCAGCACACCTTTTGCATTTTTAGAAAGTATGAATCCAGGGCCTAAAATTAACACTGCGAGTGCAAGTGCATGTCGAGTATATGTAACCGTGTCAGTCGCCAGTTGTCGAGTAAAGCTTTTATGAATTATAACATTGCAATGTAGTGAGAACAACAGTcagtttttaaagagatttgCTGTTTCTGATGTAAGtgaattacataattttgtCCGAAGACAAAATCATCATGACTGGTTAGCTGTTTTGTCATAAGCGACAAGAGCGAATCAACTAATAGGATACAAACGGGCTGATAAGGTCAGAGCAGTGTGATGTGCAGCTTGTCCCTAGACAAGGTTCATTTTTGCTGTGCTGAATGCGCTGAATTAAAGTGACAGCTCATTGTTTGTGCTAAATATGTACATGGATTGACACGAAAATGTAGTAATTACACCATAACTGcctgttttaaagaagtccactacCAGAACAAcgattcacaaataatttactcacccccttgtcatccaagatgttcatgtctttctgtcttcgaccgtgaagaaattgttttttgaggaaaacatttcaggatttttctccatataatggacttcattggtgccccgggtagtttaaatgcggcttcaaagggctctaaacgatcccagccgaggaagaatggtcttacctagtgaaacgatctgtcatttttttcagaaaataacattttttgtactttttaagcacaaaagctggtgtagcacaggttctgggatgcgcgttcacgtactattgaatcacatcgaaagggaacgtaggtggaactacagacccagtgtttacaaagcgaacgcacaaagactaagaaagtgtaagtaagtcaaacgctgtttacaaacaaaaaggtacaacgatgtcggatgattctgacgttgtaggagaaaatgagatggagctTTTCGCCAGACagtgaacttagacgtgattcgtagtagtgatgggaagttcggatcattttaccgactcgtacctttgagtctcgttcagcaaaatgaacgaatcttttttcgagtcatttcattcatcttagcaaaatataattaaaatgttacatgttacttccctaacacatctactgcttacagaaatgttgatcacactacaaacaagacaaaactataatgctataagaggcagaaaagattaattcattgtttacctgggtctctagtctatgattagctcacctcacctcttatctgacaagttttcgagtttgagtcgttcgttcgtaacatgacagccccataagatgaaccaatgactcgaaaaacccgaagactcaaaacaggtgaactaattccagtacagaatctaataggatgttgcacatgtgcgactgaacgaatcactccccgaagACGACtccccgagtcacattaaagatttgttcaaaatgaacgaatcattcaagaacaacccatcactaattcatagcatcATGAActcgcatcccagagcctgtgctacacgagcttttgtgcttaaaaagtatatacattttttttttttttttaaaaatgacagattgtttcgctaaataagaccgttcttccacggctgggatcatttagagccctttgaagctgcatttaatctacattttggaagttcaaaatcggggcaccaatgacgtccattatatggagaaaaatcctgaaatgttttcctcaaaaaacataatttctgtacgactgaagacagaaagatgtgaacatcttggatgacgatggggtgagtaaattatttgtaaattgttgttctggaagtggacttctccttcaagtgCCTCACGTCACTGGCCATTGGCAGATGTggcaaaaagttagttttaggcTCTGTATTAATCTCTTCTAGGTTAAAATAGACCTTAACGCGaattacattttgtcattatatcagatgtttaattgcattttgcattttgaacttGAACGATGGCTTACTGTCTTTTATTTCTAGGGAAAGCTACGAGAACTCAACCTTTCTGCAGTTCGATTCATGGAAGAGCTTGGAGAGGACCGTTTCGGAAAAGTCTACAAGGGTCATCTCTATGGTACAGCTCCAGGTGAACAGACCCAAGTAGTAGCCATAAAGACCGTCAAAGACAAAGACGAGGGACCTCTAAGGGAAGAGTTCCGGCACGAGGCCATGCTCCGGTCTCGCTTGCAGCACCCCAACATCGTCTGCCTTTTGGGTGTGATAACCAAAGAACAGCCCATGAGCATGATCTTCAGCTATTCGGGGCACGGTGACCTCCACGAGTTCCTGGTCATGCGATCCCCACATTCAGACGTGGGCAGCTCTGATGATGACAAAACGGTCAAATCCACTCTGGAACAAGCAGACTTCCTACACATTGTCACGCAGATAGCAGCCGGGATGGAGTATCTTTCCAGCCACCACGTTGTACACAAAGATCTAGCTGCTCGGAACATCCTGGTGTGCGACAAGCTCAACGTGAAGATCCTGGACCTTGGGTTGTTCCGTGAGGTCTATTCGGCCGACTACTACAAGCTAATGAGCACCAGTCCCTTCCCAATCCGCTGGATGTCCCCGGAAGCCATATTGTACGGGAAGTTCTCCACCGATTCAGACATCTGGTCCTACGGCGTGGTTCTGTGGGAGATATTCAGCTATGGCCTTCAGCCGTACTGCGGCTATTCCAACCAGGATGTGATTGAGATGGTACGCAACAGACAAGTCCTTTCCTGCCCAGATGACTGTCCAGCCTGGATCTACACGCTGATGCTAGAGTGCTGGAACGAGTTCCCCGCGAGAAGGCCACGGTTCAAAGACATTCATGCACGCTTGCGCACTTGGGAGAGCTTGTCCAACTACAACAGCTCGGCGCAAACCTCAGGAGCGAGCAACACCACTCAAACCAGCTCCCTCAGCACAAGCCCGGTCAGCAACATCAGCAATGCCCGCTACGTCAGCCCCAAAAAGTCTTCCCCCTTTCCTCAACCTCAGTTTGTGTCCATGAAGGGCCAGATGCGCCCAATGGTGCCGCCCCAGCTCTACATCCCAGTCAACGGCTACCAGCCGATGCCGGCGTATCCGTACATGCAGAACTTCTACCCCATGCAGATCCCCATGCAGATGCCTCCACAGCAGTTGCACCCACAGTTGGTCGCCAAGGCTGGATCGCATCACAGCGGCAGCGGCTCCACCAGCACCGGCTATGTGACCACCGCACCCTCCAACGGATCTGGCACGGATAAGGCCGCCCTTATGAATGAAGACCTAAAGGCGACAGAAGAGGATTTCGCGGACGGAGCTTCTCAAAGTGGCATGCACAACGAGGACCTTTCTGTTCCAGAGACAGAGCTCCTCGGGGACAATGACAGCCCGCAGATAGAGGACAATGATATCAACTTGGAAGCGTAGACGATCTTTTAGATCGGTTAGATGAGAAGACTCATTCTTCGAAACTTGTACAGGTTTAAAAAGTGAAGGGAAGCCAGTGAATGACACATGGACGTAGTGTTATTTATGGGTTTTTTGTTTTAGCCGCAGCCAGTGGTGGATAAACACATCGTGCTGTTGGAGATATTTTTATAAGAACTGTCAGCTTCACCCATGAGCTGCAATTTTTATAGTCTATGATGAAGAATCAAGCTTTTCAGCAGATATCTTGTTGGTTTGGTTGTTTTTAATCACGTTGCAAAGCTATTCAGAAGAATGCATGTTCTTACTGTTGCTGTGCAACATGAAACATCATTTCAAGCATTTTGTGGGTACCATTCATTAACCACTTCACAGTTGGCGGTGTCATTGAGAACAAGTCATTAATTGAGCCTTTAGGCTttgcattattaaatgtatttcttgCTTGAGGGCTTTGGTAAAGGATGTGCATGATGAAATCTCATCATGAATCGAGACATGGATGCTAACCCCAAgccatttgttctttttttagaaGTTGCTTTTATAAAACCCATTGTAAAGATGTGTAATTTATGCCATTGATTTTCGAAGATTTGTAACTGGTTTGTAAcgtctcatttttgtttagccAGTAGTATTACTTTAAACTCATACCAACCAGAAACTTGCTTTCTACCAGATgttattaacaaacattaaccGTATATGCTGTTCATACAGGCACGTGGACAATCCAATAAAGTAATACATAACATGATATTACTTGTGGGGTTTCCTCAAGTTGtagaaaagaaacattttactgatattgtaattaaaatagcACAATCGTATATTTTATATGACTCATTTTGTGTACTTTGTGAAAACTGAGTGAGTGATGTGCGCTGGTTCATGTTAACCAATGACTGTAAAGTAGGTGTTCTTATCTCCCAAAAAAGGCGGGACCAAAGTAATAACTGATATATTCTCTACTTTTTTGGCAAATAATTTACACATGCATACAGAAACTGATACTTACACACGTTTGCCTGCTGAGATGTCGACAGGTGCTTGTTGCTCCACGCATGATGAGCTGGCTAGCATCAGCGTTTTACGGAATGCCTACCAGTTTTACGCCGTGCCAAGCCTCCGCGCAAACAGCGGAACGCGTCGGAAACGACAGTTCACGCCTGATGAGCAGAAAGACAGTAATTACTGGCTCAAACGGACTCGTAATAATGAAGCAGCGAAGAGGTCTCGCCAGCGCAAGCGGATGGAGGAACATCTTCTGGAGACGCGCGCCGTCGAGCTTCAGCGGGAAAACGATAAATTAAAGGCTGCGCTCTCCGCAGTTCATCATCACAGCACGGCGCAAAATACTCCAATCGATGCTGCTTTTGGGTTCCCTCTCGGACTGCCAAACGACGGCTATCCGCGCAGTTTAGCCGTTCCATTGCGTAGTCTGCCTCATTGCCCGTTTTCTGGCTGTTGCGAATCAACATGTCCtcaaacaaatcattttagCTCCGTTTTCGATTTGGCACCGTACCCTGTGCTGAAAAGCTCTGACAGCACTACGAAATCCCCGCGCATCAGTTTATTGGATGGTTATCATCCAATGGGCAGGTACGGTCATGGAACCAATACATGCACCAGCGGACCTTATATGAGGAATATAAGTTTTGCGAATGGAAATGATCCGCCAGAAGCGATCTACAGAAACGCATTGGTCAGCCTGACACACATTCCCCGCTGTTGTAATGTTTCCAAAACATTGCCATCCGATATGGCACAGAATTACGCACGGCAGCCTGGAGCGATCGGGGCCGCGCATGAAGGTGaaatgcaaacaaatgcaaCTTGCCAACAACAAACAACCACGCAGTCGGTTCTGCTGCCGCACAAACTGCGCTACAAAGTTGGTAACGCAAGGTTTGCATCCACTAACTCTCCATCTTAATGAAAACCAAGAAAGGCAGACCAGACGTTTATGctcgtttttttttctcatcacaGGTGTGTTGTCATAAAGACTgtcatttttactgcatttgtttaattgctcacattaaagtaaaaatcaCTTACCTTGCACTGTGAATTTTTAGTTGTAATACCTCTTAAATAAAGGGTATTGTTTATGCACAAGTGAGTGATTTGTACGTGTTATGCTTTGAACATTGCATCCTTCAAATTGCCTATAAAATGTTATGAGAGAAAAGTcggtgtgtttgtttattggtGTAGGCTTATGTTTTGTGTAGTCTGTGTGCACTTGAACAAATGTCAGTGCGTTTGAAAGGTTTCTTATTCCACGGGATGGCGCACTCGTACGCGTCTTGTTTAATGTAGGTCATCTTGGGCGCCACGTTGTGCAACTCCTTTAGTTTTAGGTTACATCACATTCACACCTGTTATATCATATCGACCATTAGACAACTATAAATCATGTTACATGCGCTGACAATTTCATAACACGCGTATGTATCAAAATAGTTTTAGTTGTTGGGGGAAATCTTAAGGCGGTCGTTGAGATGATGCTGAGGAAAATCACAAATTGGAACTGATTAAACACCAGCGCGGTCGTCTCCTTTAAAACAGGTAACTTAACGCATAACACCATTTATGAAAGGCTGTTTCAAAAGGAGCCATTCTGCTGTAAACTTTTCCCTATTTCTCTGAATGCCACTAGGTGgcttaatttctttcaaacagaAGATGTCACTGTTAATATTTTGGTAACAGCTGCATGCACGTCATCCAAATttgaagtaattaaaattataggGGTGATAGTTCGAATAATCGCGATATAATTAGGGTTTGTTCATTTCTATATTAAGATTATGACAGTTATTATAATGATACTTGTTCTGCTGATACATaccacaacaataataataataaacattgtaTAGTCATGattaattagtgctgtcaaacgattaatcgcgattaatcacatccaaaataagaaatgtttgtttacacaatttgtgtgtgtgtactgtgtaaatactaacatacagtatgtattttgaaaacatttacatgtatatatttacattcatatatttatatataaatatatctaagatgtaaacaacatttttcttatataGATGCGTGTCTacttatatatgcataataaataaatatgtaaacaaaaacttattttagatgtgattaatcgtttgacagcactaatatttatgtaatgtttGACATTTAGAAATTTCTAGATACTCTAGATCTGGTGGCAGggtagaaagaaaaaaaaaaaacccaaagttTTACTGTAAGCATTTTCAATCTAAAGGTAGCCGACAAGGTTTTCCTCAACTATATTTCGGACTCCCCACTGTGTTATGCACATTACTGTTCATTCTTATGGAGTCAATATTGCTTATGTGAAACAGACTACTATTAATGAGGAGCCCTTCATTGGCTCAAATCGGAAGATGCTGTATTTGGATTGGTCGTGAGATGTGCCAGTCAATGGACGCTGCCAATACACTTGTATAGTGACCTACTAACACAGATCCATGAGGCAGCAGTCACTCCGACAGGAAAACGCACAGGAGAAACACAAGTATTATTTCCAGATGGGATTTTATTACTGCTGATGAAACACTTCTGGTCGCTTTGAATGTTTTCGTATACATTATTTATCCCGGACCTCCATCTATTTGGACTTTTGCTTATTAAAGAGGTAACTGCTTTCTTCTTTTACCGTGAGGCTTACATGAAACGGATTGGGCTCGTTTGGGGTGCTTCAACCGGTAGCCGGTATGTGGGCTACAGCAGATTAATACAGTAAGGCAACTTTTAACGCGGACTATTTTCAATACGTGCGCCATACTTAACATCGTATCATCATATTTTAGTGTTTACCCTAAACGCGTATGGATTATTGTTACTTACGCGGTGCTATAGTTTGTATCACACATTACTAGTATGATATTTTtgaatatcaaaacataatagCGGCATTGGGAGACGGGCTGGCACAGTGACCCACTATTCATGTGGGTGGGTGTATCAGGCTCTCGGGTCAATGCTAAATAAATTTAGACCTTATGCAATTGGatatatttgatattaaaatgatatcATACAGATTGGTGGTTTTAAGTAGGTTTTACATGCGTACTGAATGTTGCAGTTGCTTTAACGGTAGgctaaatgttaataatacCTAAACGTGTAATTTCCCTCTTAAAAACGCGTGTTTGCATTTATTGTGTAACAGTGACTGATCATCTTACAGTCCTTGCACAACAACGGAAGCTGGGACACTTGTGACAAAAAAACGAGATGTTGTTTTATCCTCAGCGATAGCTGTTATTTATTCTCACCATCTGTAAAAACCCATATCTTGAATTTATCGCTAAGGTTCATGTTTGACGCGCACAGATTAGACTGTCCTGAGCGTCTCAGTCGGGATGGGGTGAATGCATGGAATGCATTAAAGGCCTGTCAAATAACAACACAACAAGGGTATGGTGTGTGTATGCCTTTGCATTAGATGTAGCATTTTAGACCCGATATTAGTGTCAACTTATCACGCAACGCCAGCTAACTTTGTCACAGCCA includes:
- the ror2 gene encoding tyrosine-protein kinase transmembrane receptor ROR2 isoform X1, which translates into the protein MFPVRMYTLRITPRSHLLLISVLLTTFARTVADVNLSDSGEIEAIAEAQSGGLPTAEGYFLEFVEPPNNITIVQGQTATLHCKVAGYPRPSIRWLKNDAPVVQEQGRISIRKTEAGSKLRIQDLDTTDTGYYQCVASNSIKVISATGVLYVRLGSGGQSPAHGGEDSTHEKGFCQPYRGIACARFIGNRSIYVESLQMQGESENRITAAFTMIGTSTQLSDQCSEFAIPSFCYYVFPLCEEGTRGPRQRQLCRDECEALENDLCNAEYTIARSNPLILMQLELPVCNLLPHPGSPEAASCIRIGLPPQYSPPNHSCYNGSGANYKGTVSVTKSGYQCQPWSAQYPHNHHLMPTEYPELRGGHNFCRNPGGQMESPWCFTLDPNVRVDMCDIQPCKPPEKMKKEILYILIPSIATPLVIACLFFLICMCRNKQKESADTPTRRQLTASPSQEMELPLLNQHKHQGKLRELNLSAVRFMEELGEDRFGKVYKGHLYGTAPGEQTQVVAIKTVKDKDEGPLREEFRHEAMLRSRLQHPNIVCLLGVITKEQPMSMIFSYSGHGDLHEFLVMRSPHSDVGSSDDDKTVKSTLEQADFLHIVTQIAAGMEYLSSHHVVHKDLAARNILVCDKLNVKILDLGLFREVYSADYYKLMSTSPFPIRWMSPEAILYGKFSTDSDIWSYGVVLWEIFSYGLQPYCGYSNQDVIEMVRNRQVLSCPDDCPAWIYTLMLECWNEFPARRPRFKDIHARLRTWESLSNYNSSAQTSGASNTTQTSSLSTSPVSNISNARYVSPKKSSPFPQPQFVSMKGQMRPMVPPQLYIPVNGYQPMPAYPYMQNFYPMQIPMQMPPQQLHPQLVAKAGSHHSGSGSTSTGYVTTAPSNGSGTDKAALMNEDLKATEEDFADGASQSGMHNEDLSVPETELLGDNDSPQIEDNDINLEA
- the ror2 gene encoding tyrosine-protein kinase transmembrane receptor ROR2 isoform X2 — its product is MYIFLDCGLVFLLCLQVADVNLSDSGEIEAIAEAQSGGLPTAEGYFLEFVEPPNNITIVQGQTATLHCKVAGYPRPSIRWLKNDAPVVQEQGRISIRKTEAGSKLRIQDLDTTDTGYYQCVASNSIKVISATGVLYVRLGSGGQSPAHGGEDSTHEKGFCQPYRGIACARFIGNRSIYVESLQMQGESENRITAAFTMIGTSTQLSDQCSEFAIPSFCYYVFPLCEEGTRGPRQRQLCRDECEALENDLCNAEYTIARSNPLILMQLELPVCNLLPHPGSPEAASCIRIGLPPQYSPPNHSCYNGSGANYKGTVSVTKSGYQCQPWSAQYPHNHHLMPTEYPELRGGHNFCRNPGGQMESPWCFTLDPNVRVDMCDIQPCKPPEKMKKEILYILIPSIATPLVIACLFFLICMCRNKQKESADTPTRRQLTASPSQEMELPLLNQHKHQGKLRELNLSAVRFMEELGEDRFGKVYKGHLYGTAPGEQTQVVAIKTVKDKDEGPLREEFRHEAMLRSRLQHPNIVCLLGVITKEQPMSMIFSYSGHGDLHEFLVMRSPHSDVGSSDDDKTVKSTLEQADFLHIVTQIAAGMEYLSSHHVVHKDLAARNILVCDKLNVKILDLGLFREVYSADYYKLMSTSPFPIRWMSPEAILYGKFSTDSDIWSYGVVLWEIFSYGLQPYCGYSNQDVIEMVRNRQVLSCPDDCPAWIYTLMLECWNEFPARRPRFKDIHARLRTWESLSNYNSSAQTSGASNTTQTSSLSTSPVSNISNARYVSPKKSSPFPQPQFVSMKGQMRPMVPPQLYIPVNGYQPMPAYPYMQNFYPMQIPMQMPPQQLHPQLVAKAGSHHSGSGSTSTGYVTTAPSNGSGTDKAALMNEDLKATEEDFADGASQSGMHNEDLSVPETELLGDNDSPQIEDNDINLEA